The DNA region atttcaatcaatttggACTACtctatcagattttaaacgttaaataacgtttatacccctaattttttttataaaattttaactttacccttaatttcaaaacctttttttatttaaaaaaaatgaaaaattagggatatttttatcctttttagTATTTCTAATAGCTAAATTTGACcgaagggttcaaattgagagcaattgaaagtttatgagactaaattaagagattttgaagtttagagaTGTTTGTCAAATCAagtaaaagttcaggggtcttcagtgaagttaactttttatttttatttatttattttttaaggttcaaataaataagattagaagagaaaatatatatatatatatatatatgaaaatcatCCGGAATATCCCTTTTGACAAGTTGATGTAAAAAGTCTAGATATTtgaattataataataaaacaactgTATAGACGTCACGGTGTGATCACATGATTCACAACGGCATCACTTGTCAATAACGACGTTAATTAGCGCCACAGCTGTCTATTTAAGCACACACTGTTTTGTCCGTTTGGATAGGTTCACGTCGAGGCTTTTTAAGACTTTtcaaaaatgtattaattaaattatcaagccttttattttttttttcttatcttcaCCATGaataaactaattaagatgAGTCATGGGCCATGGCCTCccttagttttaattttttcattaaacttaaaaattaattagtttgattccaattaaaattaatcttatatatatatatatatatatatatatatatatatatatatatattttggtccattaaaatgagaaaatttgATTCCATCCCTGATcatcatggtatcagagccgttGTTTCTCTATTCatgtattaaaataataattaataattaaatgcataagTTCCTTTGAATTTAAGTCTATGAGATATAAAAGGGCATTTTACAACCATCTATATTCGCATCTTTGCTTCCTAGTCAACCTAGCATGAGAGCTCATTTCCAGGCATCAATGTCTGCtgaaatgtgtatatatatggataAACATGTATGACCTTTCGTTTTGATTGCTGAGGCAGAGAAATCTGTCTCCACAAAATCTGAAAAGAAAAGGGACTTCATGGTTTCTatctttaataatatttttcctttgaatATTCTTCTTATGGATTATACTAAGAAAACCCTAATCTCGTTTCTCACACATCtgttaaaataaaaggttttttttttttttttttttttttttgggataataCTAACTTGGTGGGGAAGTGCTAGGGagtcaaacaaataaacccagagaaattttcaaactaacgtggcagaccgtgagtggcagacaaTGAAGAgggaattacattttttttttttttttttaatttaaaaacctttgCCACGTGatcagtttgaaatttttttcgaattcatttgtttggcttccTAGCACTTCTCAACTTGGCATATTGAATATTCAATAGATTTATTAGGACGTGCAGTACTagtaatctaaaaaaaaaaaaataagtttgaatATTTGTCACACCATTGCGAATAACTTAttaactaaaatgaaaaattggtccACGTCCCATGCATTggatttttcatttctattattttaattttgtttatgaaTAATATTTTCGACTTCCACGTACGAGAAGGACATTAATTGGCAACATCTTATCTGCACGTATTTTCCATTGACAAATTGTTTGTCAATGGAAAATACGTGCAGATAGATAAGATGTTGCCAATATATGTCcttctagctagctaggttggAAAATATTGTTCATaaacaagataaaaaaaagtaaaagaaatggCCTAGGTGTCAATGTCGATCGATTAAAGATAAAATTCCATAATTTTGAGGCTGTACGAAGAGTCAATTTTTACGCACATTCTACTCGTTTTATTAATGAGATAGATAATGTGCTTTGAACAAGTTTGGCATGCAAGACACGGAAAGAAAGACTCTGCTAGCTATATCTGCTATCATTTTAAAAGGGTTAGTCAAGTTATAATTGGAGTTTCTTAAATTGTATATAAAGTTTAATTTCACCTAAAAATTAGGAACCAATATAAAATTTAACACCCATAAACTCTTTATAATCTACCCACTTTATGTGGGTtgatcattataattttaactCTATGTGCCGTGTGGGCTAATCATCTCGCCAATATATGTGAGAAAGATGTCACATATGCATACTATTACTCGATAAAGACTAGTTAAATTGTAattggagggtttttttttttttttttttaaaaaaattgaattgggGAGAATGTTACAAGGGGGTGTCGTTTTCAGTCTTGATccgaaaggaagagagagtggGAGACCTAAAAATACGGGTGGGCTCAACCCAAAACAGAAATTACGATGCATAATCAATTAGAGTTTCTTATAATTGCTTATGAAGCACTTATGAAACACTTTTATAATGATATCTCCCACTCTAAGTGAACTAATCATTTTTCCAATGTTACCCATGTATATATGTACAGAAAGATCTCGTTTTCTTGgaccattaattttgtttttcttgaagTAAGTTAATTTCTTTATAGGATAAACTTATATGACTTTGTAATTATTGCTGAGTCTAAAATTCTATCTTTTTATAAGACTTTTCCTCCAACAATCTTGTTTCGGCCACTGGATCATTGCTTCAATTGTGGAGGCgcacgcatatatatatatatatatatatatatatatgattagaaaataaatatttgcatAATTCATTTTAATTTGTGATTATTGTAACCcttaataagagaaaaaaactGCAAATCCAATATCTTATGGTTTCAACCACGCCGAATATTTGTAGAAGATTTTTATGGAAAGAGTTTTGCAATGGGTGGTTAAAAAAACCTACCTTAATTGAGTAAATTTAGAGTAAACTTCATCTAATTAGATGGACCTATATATGATTATGAGGTAAGATTGACAATTAAAGATATGACTCGCAAACATGACACAAAATTAAAGAGCAAGagttgatttgtttaattaaacgggttaggTTAgtattgacctatataatcttatacctaTACTTTCATGCGACCCGAACTTGACACACAACTTGAACATGAGGCATTATGTTGGTTATTATGGTAAATATAAAAGTATGATACAAAGTAAAATTGTAGCATTTCGAAGAATATAATCATTCCAAAATTAGGACTCGGTCCAAAGAGGCCCCATTTTTTTTGAGAGCCTTATCCCTATCCAACCAGCCACTATTATGGGCTTACGTGTAGATACGACAAGTTCATTGGCTAACCTAATTATCtttagcattattattattattattattatttttgaaaccATTATCTTTAGCATATGAAAGTggtaattatattaatttgattATCTATTAGTAAAGTtatctttaattaataaatgaaaaatatgccTATCCAATCAACTATTATGTGCCTACTGCCTACGTATATATAAAACAAGTTCATTTGCTCAAATTTAATTATCTTTAGGATTTTaaaatgcttatatatatatatatatatatatatatatatatataaagatcaCCGTATAATTATATTGATGGCTTGAGAAATTACAAataatttcattgttttttaatattaaaactttgcaataaatttattgatttgtttttaatagtACAAATTAATAAACTAGTCCATATCATTGCGGTccatccctatatatatatatatatatatatatatNNNNNNNNNNNNNNNNNNNNNNNNNNNNNNNNNNNNNNNNNNNNNNNNNNNNNNNNNNNNNNNNNNNNNNNNNNNNNNNNNNNNNNNNNNNNNNNNNNNNTAATCTCGTTTCTCACACTCCtgttaaaataaaacatttttttttctttttttttttggataatacTAACTTGGCGGGGAAGTGCtagggagtcaaacaaatgaactcagaaaaattttcaaactgacgtggcagaccgcgagtggcagacaagggagagagaattacattttttttttttaatttttaaaaacccttgccacgtcagtttataaattttttttgggttcatttgtttggttctcTAGTACTTCTCAACTTGGCATATTGAATATTCAATAGATTTATTAGGACTTACAGtagtctaaaaaaaatttaagtttgaaTATTTGTCACAATTAACATTGCGAATAACTTAttaactaaaatgaaaaattggtccACGTCCCATgcattggattttttatttctattattttaattttgtttatgaaTAATATTTTCGACTTCCACGAGAAAGACATTGGCAACATCTTATCTGCACTTATTTTCCATTGACAAACAATTTGTCAATGGAAAATACGTGCAGATAAGATGTTGCCAATGTCgttctagctagctaggttgaaaatattgttcataaacaagataaaaaaaagtaaaagaaatgcCCTAGGTGTCAATGTCGATCGATTAGAGATAAAATTCCATAATTTTGAGGTTGTAGGAAGAGTCAATTTTTAGGCCCATTCTACTCGTTTTATGAATGAGATAGATCATGTGCTTTGATAAGTTTGGCAAGAGAAGTTGTAGCGCCACACGGAAAGATGACTCTGGGAAAGTGCTAGCTATATTTGCTATCATTTTAAAAGGGTTAGTCAAGTTATAATTGGAGTttcttaaattatatataaagtttAATTTCACCTAAAAACTAGGAACTAATACAAAATTTAACACCCATAAACTCTTTATAATCTACCCACTTTATGTGGGTtgatcattataattttaactCTATATATGTGCCATGTGGGTTAATCATCTCTCCAATATATGTGAGAAAGATGTCACATATGCATGCTATCACTCGATAAAGGCTAGTTAAATTGTAATTggtgggtgtttttttttttttttaaaaaaaaaaaattgaattaggGAGAATGTTACAAGGGGGTGTCGTTTTCAGTCTTGATtcgaaaggaagagagagtggGAGACCTAAAAATACGGGTGGGCTCAACCCAAAACAGAAATTACAACGCAGAATCAATTAATGGAGTTTCTTATAATTGCTTATAAAGCACTTATGAACACTTTTCTAAAGTGAACTAATCATTTTTCCAATGTGTTACAAAAGCTATACCCATGTATATATGTACAGAAAGATCGCGTTTTCTTGgaccattaattttgtttttttgaagtAAGTTAATTTCTTTATAGGATAAACTTATATGACTTTGTAATTATTGCTGAGTCTAAAATTCTATCTATTTATAAGACTTTTCCTCCCAACAATCTTGTTTCGGCCACTGGATCTTTGCTTCAATTGTGGAGGCgcacgcatatatatatatatatgacgagaaaataaatgtttgcataattcaatttaatttgtgGTTATTGTAACCcttaataagagaaaaaaactGCAAATCCAATATCTTATGGTTTCAACCACGCCGAATATTTGTAGAAGATTTTTATGGAAAGAGTTTTGCAATGGAcgtggtaaaaaaaaaacctacctTAATTGAGTAAATTTAGAGTAAACTTCATCTAATTAGAtggacctatatatatatatatatatatatatatatgactatgAGGTAagatttgataatttttaacatgactcGCGAACTTGACACATAATTAAAGAGTAAGAGTTGAGGAGtctgattaatttatttaattaaatgggtaagGTTAgtgttgacctatatagtcttatacccataCTTCCACACGATCTAAACCTGACATGCAGCTTGAACCTGAGGCATTATGTTGGTTATTATGGTAAATATAAAAGTATGGTACAAAGTAAAATTGTAGCATTTCGAAGAATATAATCATTCCAAAATTAGGACTCCGTCCAAAGAGGCCCCATTTTTTGAGAGCCTTATCCCTATCCAACCACCTATatgctattatatatatgggCTTACGTGGATACGACAAGTTCATTGGCTAACCTAATTATCTTtagcattattattatatttttattttttgaaaccattATCTTTAGCATATGAAAGtggtaatattaatttgattatCTATTGGTAAAGTTATCTTTAATTAATACATGAAAAATATGCCTATCCAATCAACTAGTATGTGCCTACTGCCTACgtataatatataaaacaagtTCATTTGCTCCAAATTTAATTATCTTTAGGATTTTAAAATGCTTATatgaatttgaatatatatatatatatatatatatatatagatcaccGTATAATTATATTGATGGCTTGAGAAATTACAAataatttcattgttttttaatattaaaactTTGCAATAAATTTactgatttgtttttaatagtACAAATTAATAAACTAGTCCATATCATTGCGGTCCATCCCTaattgtgtgtgtatatatatatatatatatcaaattaatgaagaaaaatgtgACTAAACTAAGGGTCAGTGGACCGTCATAATCAATCACAACTCAAAAACTAAGCCCACCagttttgattcttttgaaagTGTCAATAATTTTGAGATGTGGTAGATAGGCCATGCGTTTTGCACCGGCCGGGTCTAATACGCAAAAATGTCATTCTTATAGGGTCAATATCATATGCCCCAGACGATTTATTTGTTCGAGGAAAATTCATTATTCTTgactttttgtttcattaattaacatttataaatttaaatttaaataagatttccttttcttcttgtgtttttgGACATTGGACTTGTAGTTGTCACAGATTAAAGATcgagaagtatatatataatatacacaTAGACCAATGCATGCTTTTCTTTGTCGCGCGAGTGGCTCGTAGAAAATCCTGGCCTTGAGATTTCACACTACCAATTGctaattaatatgatattaagATATTCTTTGGAAGAATGGTAGTTAGtttgcttaaaaaaaagaaagagttctAATGTTCTATATATGCTGATCTGACAGTGTCAATATATTCTTAGATCAGAAATACACTGCTACGTTGGTATGTTAAAATAGTAATGAAATATTGGTGTGatatgtaacatttctctttttaaaatgcTTTAATAATAAGTTCTTGAATCTAATGATCATCAATCTCCTATGATTAAGCACAACTATTGTAAATTTGATTTTACATTACTGTATAGTGGGTTAAAATTTGGTAAATTGGCACGTGGGAGATTACTAAATAAGATTTCGGTCGCCATAGAATTTGTCAAGGATCGATCTACAACAACAATTTGGACAGCAAATTTAAAAGAGTCTAGCTATAAGAGATctatttgttcaaataaatttctatctgtccaaataaattttgaaccaATACCTACCCAATCAATGTGATCATGTATGACTTTTCTGATTTCTCAAGTAACCATATGAAGAAGTGAAGAAGTGAGAGAGTGCGAGTTATCTTTACGTATTGTGTGTCACTTTCCTTGtccttttctttgcttttttatctataaaaggcATTGCCAGTGCCTCCCAACAATAACCAAAATCAGCTATGGCATTTCAAGGCTATCGAGTATTCCTAGGCCTTCTGGTCTTTCTTGGCTCATTGATTGATAATAGCATTGCTGTTACACCAAGCCTAATTAACAATACTGCTTCCCTCAACCGGAGCAGTTTTCCGGCCGGATTCATTTTCGGGACTGCGTCTGCGTCTTACCAGGTAACTCTTAGGTTAATTCCTACGTACTTGTATCATAATAGAgtttttcttcaagtttcttGAGATGTCAAgcaaatttggttttgaaatccaGTATGAAGGTGCAGCAAATGAAGATGGCAAAGGGCCAAGTATATGGGATTCTTACACCCATAGATATCCaggtgtctctctctctctctctctatttctctcaaACAAAGTATGATTTACCAATATTGTCTGCAATATTGGGTTATTAACTTCTTTCTTTATgcactgtttttctttttggtacaaaaaataatgaaattaatgCAAAGGTCATTGGACGACTTTAAATGGCTTTCCTTTTCCGTTGTCCTTAAGTTCTTACATAAACAACAAGGCGTGGGGGAGTGAAAGTATGCTCTTGCATGCCacagcttttgttaaaaaaatggaaaaattcagGGTCAAATTGGTTTTTGTTGAAGGGCTTTAATGGATCCATTAGAGaggttaaaaagtatttttagtacttaacaAGTTGTGCTAAATAAAAgttggcatgtttggtaaaaaattttaaaagtacaattatttgacttttttactctaaaaattgccaaaacgcactttttgactcaaaaactctatttttcaaacacaatctcaaatatgctataaatttacatttttctatcagtttaagctagctttttggataaataatgatttaacatgatatcagaatCCAAAGTCCTAAATTCAAACTTTGAATTTGTCAAATCAtcccataaaataaaatcagaagTTTAAAATGTGAAATGAAACTCAAGATTTCTCTatgatatatattatgttatatatatatatatatatatatatataaaaaaaatcgaattaCATAACATGCATAAATATCTTAAGGTCAAAACCCAATTGGGTTTCGTGCCTAGCTAGTGCCTACCCTAACACAAACtcactaaaagaaaatatatagaaaaaacaTGTTACACATGTTCTTAATGAATTACAAATACTTGTACAAGATAAcaagatgatatatatatatatatgaattagtTTTACCCTAGCCTAGGGattaattttattggctctTGGAATCGTGTGAGGCCAATGGTAAGCTGAATCCTTTGTCTTTATATATGTCTTGCTCCATGTCTCAACATTTACTTTTCATCTTGACATGAACTTATCGTAAAAAGAACAAACTtgtcagcattttttttttgtctgtatTTGGGTTGATTGGCATGTGCACTAGTACTTAATTGGTTAAGTACTTATGGCTCAAAGTAGCGCAGAGAAATCTGTTTTATATCTTACGAATataattaagatttatatgAAATTGCAGGTAGGATAAAGGACGGCAGTAATGGAGATGTAGCTGTCGATCAATATCATCGCTATAAGGTACTAATTATATCGGTGGTGAAGCTAAATAATTCTTATTGTAAGAGCTGctcaaatatttataaaaagcTAATTAAAACGGACATGTTCTCTAATTTATGGTGCAACAGTTTAGTAACTCGatcaaataatttcaaaacaaaaataaacaatattagtAACTAGAAAATATCTTATTATACAAATAATAGAAAAACTGGCctaatcattaaaaaaagaaaaaaagaaaaaaattgcagttGGAAGGCACAAATGCAATTGAAGAGAAAACCATAAAAACAACCACTTGCTTTGGAagaaaactataaaaaaattggtctaatagaaaacaattaaacaaaaaaaaaaaagaaaaaagcaaagatGCAATTTGGGAGAgaagtattttattttcttgtgcaGTAGGGGCCATTGATCAATTAGttaaaattttctcttataaagtagagtttttttaaacatattgtGGGGGCACGGTCCATGTTGGCCACAACGTGCCACTGCATATAGTGcacataataaaaatttatagaacATGTCAGCTGTGTTTTGGTAACCTTTCGAATGCTTTATGACAGTTTAATTAAGGCCTATAGCGAACTGTTCGTGACAATttgacaacaattttttttgtttcatcttatatattatatattataggAAGATGTCGGGATTATGAAGGAGATGGGTTTAGATGCATACAGGTTCTCCATCTCATGGTCTCGAGTGTTGCCAAGTAAGATTCTCGTTTGCATCAATCTCTAATAGAAAAGTCAGTAAATAGGGTACAGGGTTTTGAAATCAATATTATTTTCCGACCCTTCTATGCAATTATAACAATTTCACTTGGGGTCTAAATTGCAGAAGGAAAGCTAAGCGGGGGTGTGAACAGTGAAGGaatcaaatattacaacaatctcATCAATGAGCTCCTGAATAAAGGTTATAAATCAATCTCATAATTCTATCATATGCCATATCCACTTGTCTAGCTTGCGCTTATAATTCACTCCTTTCAATTAATAAATGCAGGTTTACAACCCTTTGTGACACTTTTTCATTGGGATCTTCCCCAAGCCTTAGAAGATGAGTATGGAGGTTTCTTAAGTCCTCACATTGTGTAAGTGACTAACTGCACGTTGTCTTTCCCTTTTGTCCATCAGATCagtagacttttttttttttaaaaaaattattttaatatattagcTTTAATCATGAACAAATGCAAACTCGGGTTCTaatttatgtatatatgtgtgtttatgtTACTTTTTAGTGATGACTATCGAGATTACGTTGAGCTTTGCTTCAAGGAATTTGGGGACCGTGTAAAACATTGGATCACATTAAATGAGCCGTGGAGCTACAGTGTTGGTGGTTATGCAAATGGACAATTAGCACCTGGTCGATGTTCTAGTTGGCAAAATCTGAACTGCACTGGTGGAGATTCAGGCACAGAGCCATATTTGGCTACCCATCACCAACTTCTTGCTCATGCAGCCGCTGTTCAAGTGTACAAGCAAAAATACCAGGTTTCATGTTACTCTAAATTATGATATTCTATACGTATGATTGCAGTTAGCAAGGGTGTCAATTCACATTCACCTGTCGGATTCAGGTCGTGTCAAAGCATaagtataaaaattatatagatcAACTATATATAACCtgagttatttaattaaatgacaaACTtatactaattttgtgttgagtttgtGTCAAATTCATTAATTGTGTTAGAAATTCTTAGCCCTATATAGTTACAGTGGTGTATGCCCCCAAAAGGTTTGGACAGCCAACGTTTTTGTCAATCTTGGCACATATTTGTCAAGTTTGATAGATACAGTTTTTGTTACACACCTACTAAAATTGGTTATTATCCAAACATCAAATACAAATTCCTTTTACTCTGCCGATGTTGCACAATTGGGAGAATTTATTAACCAGTGTTTCATTACGTCCAGGCATCACAAAAAGGTGTTATAGGGATTACCCTAGTGTGCCACTGGATGGTGCCATTCTCTGATGCCAAGCACAACCGTGACGCCGCGCTACGTGCCATTGATTTCATGTTTGGATGGTAACTTCTGCTTAATTTGTTCGATTGGCCCTTGTATTTAAAGAATTTGTTaaaccccccccccctttttttttttttttaaaaaaatgttaatttaaataaacattGTAATATATTTCATGGTTAATTTACTGCAGGTTTATGGATCCCTTGATAAATGGTGACTATCCCCATAGCATGAGGTCTTTGGCTGGAAACCGATTGCCCAAGTTCAGCAAAGAGCAGTCCAAGTTGGTAAAAGGGTCATTTGACTTCATCGGAGTAAACTATTATACTGCCAATTATGCAGCCTACGCACCAAACCTTAATTCTGGACATGCAAGCTACCTGACAGATTCCTTGCTAATCTTACTAGTAAGTAGATACAACATTGTGAAccaatttttagaataaagttttagtttaaattgagttggaagaatttttCTCATATGCATGTAATTCGTTcaactcaatttgaagaaaactaACTTAATCCCAATTTTTATGTGTTTCTTATGGATCTATAGTTATAACTAAACCgcgtatttttgttgttgtggcAGCTGAGCGCAACGGGATCCTCATTGGTGCTCCGGTGTGTGCtaaataaatttacttttttttttttttggtgtattgAAAGTAAAAACGTCCACAGTAGAAGGCATGCAATATTTGTACGTTGGTCTTATTGACCATACACACACAAAGGAAAGGGTTTGGGAAAATTCTGATCATACAATAATGACCCTCCATTAATTTCTCTATATCGCAGGCTGCTTCAACTTGGCTCTATGTCTATCCTCGAGGATTTCTAGATCTTTTGCTTTACACAAAGGAGAAGTATCATAATCCACTAATCTACATTACTGagaatggtaatttt from Corylus avellana chromosome ca10, CavTom2PMs-1.0 includes:
- the LOC132163283 gene encoding LOW QUALITY PROTEIN: beta-glucosidase 12-like (The sequence of the model RefSeq protein was modified relative to this genomic sequence to represent the inferred CDS: inserted 1 base in 1 codon); its protein translation is MAFQGYRVFLGLLVFLGSLIDNSIAVTPSLINNTASLNRSSFPAGFIFGTASASYQYEGAANEDGKGPSIWDSYTHRYPGRIKDGSNGDVAVDQYHRYKEDVGIMKEMGLDAYRFSISWSRVLPKGKLSGGVNSEGIKYYNNLINELLNKGLQPFVTLFHWDLPQALEDEYGGFLSPHIVDDYRDYVELCFKEFGDRVKHWITLNEPWSYSVGGYANGQLAPGRCSSWQNLNCTGGDSGTEPYLATHHQLLAHAAAVQVYKQKYQASQKGVIGITLVCHWMVPFSDAKHNRDAALRAIDFMFGWFMDPLINGDYPHSMRSLAGNRLPKFSKEQSKLVKGSFDFIGVNYYTANYAAYAPNLNSGHASYLTDSXANLTTERNGILIGAPAASTWLYVYPRGFLDLLLYTKEKYHNPLIYITENGIDEVNNATLSLEEALVDNQRIEYYYRHLWYLRKAIKDGVNIKGYFAWSLLDNFEWYSGYTVRFGINFVDYKNGLKRHPKLSAHWFKNFLKK